In Drosophila simulans strain w501 chromosome 3R, Prin_Dsim_3.1, whole genome shotgun sequence, a single window of DNA contains:
- the LOC6728228 gene encoding uncharacterized protein LOC6728228, whose amino-acid sequence MKHQQVTVDYWTMFKTSGMCLLLAICGFVLLKMVQTIFWLPGHLKKNQQRLEELAKIYAKDISEEERAEIEKLFNSKEPLTEERINQLLDKPETSEPKKEQ is encoded by the exons ATGAAACACCAACAAGTTACGGTGGACTATTGGACCATGTTTAAGACATCGGGAATGTGTCTTTTACTGGCCATTTGCGGATTTGTACTTCTGAA AATGGTGCAGACCATTTTCTGGCTACCCGGACACCTGAAGAAGAACCAGCAGCGCCTGGAGGAACTGGCCAAAATCTATGCCAAGGATATTAGCGAGGAAGAGAGGGCCGAGATCGAGAAACTGTTCAACAGTAAGGAGCCGCTGACTGAAGAACGAATCAACCAGTTGCTCGACAAGCCAGAGACTTCAGAGCCCAAAAAGGAGcaatag
- the LOC6728229 gene encoding lipase 3, whose amino-acid sequence MTRGALKVTILLVGLGLVLAGSRPISDCGERIVDDGYPMERHEVVTSDNYILTMHRIPYSPKTGDSPNRPVAFLMHGMLSSSSDWVLMGPERSLAYMLADAGYDVWMGNARGNTYSKAHKYWPTYWQIFWNFSWNEIGMYDVPAMIDYVLAKTGQQQVQYVGHSQGTTVYLVMVSERPEYNDKIKSAHLLGPAAYMGNMKSPLTRAFAPILGQPNAIVEVCGSMEFMPSNKFKQDLGIEMCQATSPYADMCANEIFLIGGYDTDQLDYELLEHIKATSPAGASVNQNLHFCQEYNSGKFRKFDYTALRNPYEYGTYFPPDYKLKNAKAPVLLYYGANDWMCDVSDVRKLRDELPNMALDYLVPFEKWAHLDFIWGTEARKYVYDEVLKQMRSYE is encoded by the exons ATGACAAGAGGAGCGTTAAAAGTGACCATTTTACTGGTCGGATTGGGCCTGGTTTTGGCCGGATCTCGGCCTATTTCTGATTGC GGTGAGCGCATTGTGGACGATGGCTACCCAATGGAGCGCCACGAAGTGGTCACCAGTGACAACTACATCCTGACCATGCACCGCATTCCGTATTCCCCCAAAACGGGTGACTCTCCCAATCGACCGGTGGCCTTCCTCATGCACGGCATGCTGAGCTCCTCATCCGATTGGGTGCTCATGGGTCCAGAGCGATCCCTGGCCTACATGCTGGCCGATGCCGGCTACGATGTATGGATGGGCAACGCCCGAGGCAACACCTATTCCAAGGCGCACAAGTACTGGCCCACTTACTGGCAGATCTTCTGGAACTTCAGCTGGAACGAGATCGGCATGTACGACGTTCCGGCAATGATTGATTACGTCTTGGCGAAGACTGGACAGCAACAGGTGCAATATGTGGGCCACTCCCAAGGCACGACTGTCTATCTGGTGATGGTGTCCGAGAGACCCGAGTACAATGACAAGATCAAGTCCGCCCACCTTCTGGGACCCGCCGCCTATATGGGCAACATGAAGAGCCCCTTGACCCGCGCCTTTGCCCCCATTTTGGGCCAGCCCAATGCCATTGTGGAGGTCTGCGGATCCATGGAGTTCATGCCCAGCAACAAGTTCAAGCAGGATTTAGGCATCGAGATGTGCCAGGCCACTTCACCCTATGCCGACATGTGCGCCAACGAGATCTTCCTGATTGGAGGCTACGATACCGATCAGCTGGACTAC GAACTCCTTGAGCACATCAAGGCCACGTCTCCGGCTGGCGCATCCGTGAACCAGAACCTGCACTTCTGTCAGGAATACAACTCCGGAAAGTTCCGTAAATTCGACTACACCGCTCTCCGTAATCCGTATGAGTACGGCACCTACTTCCCTCCGGATTACAAGCTAAAGAATGCCAAGGCTCCGGTTCTATTGTACTACGGAGCCAATGACTGGATGTGCGACGTGAGCGATGTCCGCAAGTTGAGAGACGAACTGCCCAACATGGCGCTGGACTACCTGGTGCCGTTCGAGAAATGGGCCCATCTGGATTTCATTTGGGGCACTGAGGCCAGGAAATACGTGTACGACGAGGTCTTGAAGCAGATGCGATCCTACGaatag